In Jejubacter calystegiae, the following are encoded in one genomic region:
- the ileS gene encoding isoleucine--tRNA ligase: protein MSDFKSTLNLPETGFPMRGDLAKREPGMLARWTDDDLYGIIRKAKKGKKTFILHDGPPYANGNIHIGHSVNKILKDIIVKSKGLSGYDSPYVPGWDCHGLPIELKVEQLIGKPGEKVSAAEFRAACRKYAAEQVEGQRKDFIRLGVLGDWSHPYLTMDFKTEANIIRALGKIIGNGHLHKGAKPVHWCVDCRSALAEAEVEYYDKTSPSIYVAFQATDAAAVTAKFGVSEVKGPVSLVIWTTTPWTLPADRAISLHPEFEYALVQAEGQAMILAKDLVESVMQSAGIEGWQILGTAKGADLELMRFKHPFLDFDVPAIMGDHVTLDAGTGAVHTAGGHGPDDYTISQKYGLEIANPVGPDGCFLPGTYPTLDGLQVFKANDTIVELLREKGALLHVEKLLHSYPHCWRHKTPIIFRATPQWFVSMDQNGLRKKSLEEIKGVQWIPDWGQARIESMVANRPDWCISRQRTWGVPMSLFVHKETEELHPRTQELMEEVAKRVEVDGIQAWWDLDPRDIMGDDADNYVKVPDTLDVWFDSGSTHASVVDVRPEFAGHAADMYLEGSDQHRGWFMSSLMISTAMKGKAPYRQVLTHGFTVDGQGRKMSKSIGNTVSPQDVMNKLGADILRLWVASTDYTGEMAVSDEILKRAADSYRRIRNTARFLLANLNGFDPAKDMVKPEEMVVLDRWAVGCARAAQADILKAYEAYDFHEVVQRLMRFCSIEMGSFYLDIIKDRQYTAKADSVARRSCQTALYHIVEALVRWMAPILSFTADELWGHLPGARDKYVFTGEWYEGLFTLSENEPMNDAFWADLLQVRGEVNKVIEQARADKRVGGSLEAAVTLYAEPELATKLRSLGEELRFVLLTSGAEVADYAAAGEEATQSELIKGLKVGLSKAIGEKCPRCWHYTTDIGKVADHAEICGRCVSNVAGDGEQRKFA, encoded by the coding sequence ATGAGTGACTTTAAATCCACCCTGAATTTGCCGGAAACAGGGTTCCCGATGCGCGGCGATCTCGCTAAGCGTGAACCGGGCATGCTGGCGCGTTGGACCGATGACGATCTGTACGGCATCATCCGCAAAGCGAAAAAAGGCAAAAAAACTTTCATTCTTCATGATGGCCCTCCCTACGCGAACGGCAACATTCATATTGGTCACTCGGTTAATAAGATTCTGAAAGACATTATCGTGAAGTCCAAAGGGCTTTCCGGTTACGACTCCCCGTATGTTCCGGGTTGGGACTGCCACGGCTTGCCTATCGAACTGAAGGTTGAACAGCTGATCGGCAAACCAGGTGAGAAAGTGTCTGCCGCTGAGTTCCGTGCCGCCTGCCGCAAGTATGCCGCCGAACAGGTGGAAGGCCAGCGTAAGGACTTTATCCGCCTGGGGGTTCTGGGCGACTGGAGTCACCCCTATCTGACCATGGACTTCAAAACCGAAGCCAACATCATTCGCGCGCTGGGTAAGATCATCGGTAACGGCCATCTGCACAAAGGGGCCAAGCCGGTACACTGGTGTGTGGACTGCCGTTCGGCGCTGGCCGAAGCCGAGGTGGAGTACTACGACAAAACCTCGCCGTCTATCTACGTGGCCTTCCAGGCGACCGATGCCGCTGCGGTTACCGCGAAATTTGGCGTGAGCGAGGTAAAGGGGCCGGTTTCTCTGGTGATCTGGACCACCACGCCCTGGACGCTGCCCGCCGACCGCGCAATCTCCCTGCACCCGGAGTTTGAATATGCGCTGGTCCAGGCGGAAGGTCAGGCGATGATTCTGGCGAAAGATCTGGTAGAAAGCGTGATGCAGAGCGCTGGCATTGAAGGCTGGCAGATCCTGGGCACTGCAAAAGGTGCCGATCTGGAACTGATGCGCTTTAAGCACCCGTTCCTGGACTTCGACGTTCCGGCCATTATGGGCGACCACGTGACGCTGGATGCCGGTACTGGTGCGGTGCACACCGCAGGCGGCCACGGCCCGGACGACTACACCATCAGTCAGAAATACGGTCTGGAAATCGCCAATCCGGTTGGTCCGGACGGCTGCTTCCTGCCGGGTACTTACCCGACGCTGGATGGGCTGCAGGTCTTTAAAGCCAACGACACCATCGTTGAGCTGCTGCGCGAAAAGGGCGCGCTGCTGCACGTGGAAAAACTGCTGCACAGCTATCCGCACTGCTGGCGTCATAAAACGCCGATCATCTTCCGCGCCACGCCGCAGTGGTTTGTCAGCATGGATCAGAACGGGCTGCGCAAAAAATCCCTGGAAGAGATCAAGGGCGTTCAGTGGATCCCGGACTGGGGTCAGGCACGTATCGAATCTATGGTCGCTAACCGCCCGGACTGGTGTATCTCCCGCCAGCGTACCTGGGGCGTACCGATGTCGCTGTTCGTGCATAAAGAGACCGAAGAGCTACATCCGCGCACTCAGGAGCTGATGGAAGAGGTGGCGAAGCGCGTAGAAGTGGACGGCATTCAGGCCTGGTGGGATCTCGATCCCCGCGACATCATGGGCGATGACGCTGATAACTACGTGAAAGTGCCGGATACCCTGGACGTCTGGTTTGACTCCGGATCCACCCACGCTTCCGTGGTGGATGTGCGTCCGGAATTCGCCGGTCACGCTGCCGATATGTATCTGGAAGGCTCCGACCAGCACCGCGGTTGGTTCATGTCTTCGCTGATGATCTCGACCGCGATGAAGGGCAAAGCGCCTTATCGTCAGGTACTGACGCACGGCTTCACCGTAGATGGGCAGGGGCGCAAGATGTCCAAGTCTATCGGCAACACTGTCAGCCCGCAGGATGTGATGAACAAACTGGGCGCCGATATTCTGCGCCTGTGGGTGGCTTCCACCGATTACACCGGCGAAATGGCGGTTTCCGACGAAATTCTGAAGCGCGCAGCCGACAGCTATCGTCGTATCCGTAACACCGCTCGCTTCCTGCTGGCCAACCTGAACGGTTTCGATCCCGCGAAGGATATGGTGAAACCGGAAGAGATGGTGGTGCTGGATCGCTGGGCGGTGGGTTGTGCCCGCGCGGCTCAGGCCGATATCCTCAAAGCTTATGAAGCGTACGACTTCCATGAAGTGGTACAGCGCCTGATGCGTTTCTGTTCTATCGAGATGGGCTCTTTCTATCTGGATATCATTAAGGATCGCCAGTACACCGCGAAGGCGGACAGTGTCGCGCGTCGCAGCTGCCAGACGGCGCTTTATCATATCGTTGAAGCGCTGGTGCGCTGGATGGCGCCGATCCTTTCCTTCACGGCTGATGAGCTGTGGGGCCATCTGCCGGGAGCCCGCGATAAGTACGTGTTCACCGGTGAATGGTACGAAGGGCTGTTTACGCTTTCGGAAAACGAGCCGATGAACGACGCCTTCTGGGCCGACCTGCTGCAGGTGCGCGGCGAGGTGAACAAGGTCATTGAGCAGGCCCGTGCCGACAAGCGCGTGGGCGGTTCGCTGGAAGCGGCGGTCACGCTGTATGCTGAACCGGAACTGGCGACGAAGCTGCGTTCCCTTGGCGAAGAACTGCGATTTGTCCTGTTGACCTCCGGCGCTGAAGTCGCGGATTATGCCGCAGCGGGCGAAGAAGCCACGCAGAGCGAACTAATTAAGGGCCTGAAAGTGGGTCTGAGTAAAGCCATCGGCGAGAAGTGCCCGCGTTGCTGGCACTACACGACCGATATTGGCAAGGTGGCGGACCACGCAGAGATCTGCGGACGCTGTGTCAGCAACGTCGCCGGCGACGGTGAACAACGTAAGTTTGCCTGA
- the lspA gene encoding signal peptidase II: MSKPLLSTGLRWLWLALLVLVVDLGVKQWVMDNFQLFETRPLIPFLNLHYAHNPGAAFSFLADKGGWQRWFFAGIAIGIAVVLLALMYRSAASQKLNNIAYALIIGGALGNLFDRMVHGFVVDMIDFYVGDWHFATFNIADMAICIGAALIVLESFIAPSDKKKAANNKGS; this comes from the coding sequence ATGAGTAAACCATTACTTTCAACGGGACTGCGCTGGCTGTGGCTGGCGCTCCTGGTTCTGGTCGTGGATCTGGGCGTCAAACAGTGGGTAATGGATAATTTCCAGCTGTTTGAAACCCGGCCGCTGATTCCGTTTCTGAACCTGCACTACGCCCACAACCCGGGCGCGGCATTCAGCTTCCTGGCGGATAAAGGGGGCTGGCAGCGCTGGTTCTTTGCCGGCATTGCTATTGGTATTGCCGTGGTGCTGCTGGCGCTGATGTACCGCTCTGCAGCCAGCCAGAAGCTCAACAATATCGCCTATGCTTTAATTATTGGCGGGGCGTTGGGCAACCTGTTTGACCGCATGGTGCATGGCTTTGTGGTCGATATGATCGACTTCTATGTCGGCGACTGGCATTTTGCCACCTTTAATATTGCCGATATGGCGATCTGCATCGGCGCCGCACTCATCGTGCTGGAAAGTTTTATTGCTCCTTCCGATAAGAAGAAGGCGGCCAACAACAAGGGGAGCTAA
- the fkpB gene encoding FKBP-type peptidyl-prolyl cis-trans isomerase has translation MADSVQSDSAVLVHFTLKLDDGSTAESTQANGKPALFQMGDGSLSEGLERHLLGLKPGARHAFSLQPEEAFGVPSPDLIQYFSRREFIDAGEPETGTIMLFTAMDGSEMPGVIQEVSGDSITVDFNHPLAGRTIHFDIEVLEIDPALEGQHADSAG, from the coding sequence ATGGCGGACTCTGTACAAAGCGACAGCGCAGTGCTGGTGCACTTTACGCTGAAGCTGGATGATGGCTCTACGGCGGAGTCGACCCAGGCGAACGGTAAACCGGCGCTGTTTCAGATGGGCGATGGTTCCCTTTCCGAAGGGCTGGAGCGTCATCTTCTGGGCCTGAAACCAGGGGCTAGACATGCGTTTTCGCTGCAACCGGAAGAGGCGTTTGGCGTCCCCAGTCCGGATCTGATTCAGTACTTTTCCCGGCGCGAGTTTATCGATGCCGGGGAGCCGGAAACCGGCACCATTATGCTCTTTACCGCAATGGACGGCAGCGAGATGCCTGGCGTGATTCAGGAGGTGAGCGGAGACTCCATTACCGTGGACTTCAACCACCCTCTTGCCGGGCGCACCATCCATTTTGATATCGAGGTGCTGGAAATCGATCCGGCGCTGGAGGGGCAACATGCGGATTCTGCTGGCTAA
- the ispH gene encoding 4-hydroxy-3-methylbut-2-enyl diphosphate reductase produces MRILLANPRGFCAGVDRAISIVENALAIYGAPVYVRHEVVHNRYVVDDLRERGAIFIEEISEVPDGAILIFSAHGVSQAVRNEAKSRDLTIFDATCPLVTKVHMEVARASRRGEESILIGHAGHPEVEGTMGQYSNPKGGMYLVESPDDVWTLEIKDEGKLSFMTQTTLSVDDTSEVIDALRERFPKIVGPRKDDICYATTNRQQAVRELASQADAVLVVGSKNSSNSNRLAELARRMGKPAWLIDDADDIQDAWLAGIECVGVTAGASAPDVLVQNVLARLKALGGGDVLELTGREENIFFEVPRELRLDVHEA; encoded by the coding sequence ATGCGGATTCTGCTGGCTAATCCCCGGGGCTTCTGTGCCGGAGTCGACAGGGCTATCAGCATCGTAGAGAACGCGCTGGCGATTTACGGCGCGCCGGTGTACGTGCGTCACGAAGTGGTGCATAACCGCTACGTGGTGGATGACCTGCGCGAGCGCGGCGCTATCTTTATTGAAGAGATTAGCGAAGTGCCGGACGGCGCTATCCTTATCTTTTCGGCCCATGGCGTTTCCCAGGCGGTACGCAACGAAGCGAAGAGCCGCGATCTGACCATCTTTGATGCCACCTGCCCGCTGGTGACCAAGGTCCATATGGAAGTGGCGCGCGCCAGCCGTCGCGGTGAAGAGTCGATTTTGATCGGCCACGCCGGTCATCCGGAAGTGGAAGGCACCATGGGGCAGTACAGTAACCCGAAAGGGGGTATGTACCTGGTGGAATCACCGGATGATGTCTGGACGCTTGAGATCAAAGACGAAGGCAAGCTGTCGTTTATGACCCAGACCACGCTGTCGGTGGATGACACTTCCGAAGTGATCGATGCGCTGCGTGAGCGATTCCCGAAGATCGTCGGACCGCGTAAGGACGATATCTGCTACGCCACCACCAACCGTCAGCAGGCGGTGCGCGAACTGGCGAGTCAGGCCGATGCCGTGTTAGTGGTGGGATCGAAGAACTCCTCTAACTCTAATCGCCTGGCGGAACTGGCCAGACGCATGGGGAAACCGGCGTGGCTGATCGACGATGCCGACGACATTCAGGACGCCTGGCTGGCCGGTATTGAGTGCGTGGGCGTTACCGCTGGCGCTTCAGCGCCGGATGTGCTGGTACAGAATGTGCTGGCGCGCCTGAAAGCGCTGGGCGGCGGCGATGTGCTTGAGCTGACCGGCCGGGAAGAGAACATCTTCTTCGAAGTGCCGCGCGAGCTGCGGCTGGATGTGCACGAAGCATAA